A region from the Bombyx mori chromosome 15, ASM3026992v2 genome encodes:
- the LOC101740123 gene encoding steroid receptor RNA activator 1, with protein MDNCDSTPTQGTKPSYDPGWNDPPKLSYNGQQPTPNRPRNFLNKRVAFPLSNTPSSTPAPQPVNLPPMPTLIPPVPPIQSMRQPTQNEEIEIDSNNTLKEVKDILLEFLESSSELGPKGNDIKRRISVMEDMWISGKLNKSIHIQMKELAYAIRDDQPNKADEIHRALMVDHVSGVGSWMPGIKQLIHHCVAKSELLAFDKE; from the exons ATGGATAACTGCGACTCTACACCAACTCAGGGTACAAAAC CTTCATATGATCCTGGTTGGAATGACCCTCCCAAACTCTCTTATAATGGACAGCAACCAACGCCGAATAGACCACGAAACTTTTTGAATAAGAGAGTTGCATTCCCTCTATCAAATACTCCTTCAAGCACCCCTGCCCCTCAGCCTGTGAACTTACCTCCAATGCCCACATTAATTCCACCTGTGCCACCGATACAAAGTATGCGTCAGCCTACACAAAATGAAGAGATTGAAATTGACAGCAATAACACACTCAAGGAagttaaagatattttattagaatttttgGAAAGTAGTTCTGAGCTGGGACCAAAAGGGAATGATATCAAAAGACGAATAAGTGTAATGGAGGATATGTGGATTAgtggaaaattaaataaaagcatACATATACAGATGAAGGAATTGGCTTATG CGATCAGAGATGACCAGCCAAACAAAGCAGATGAGATTCACAGGGCTTTGATGGTGGACCATGTGAGCGGAGTTGGAAGTTGGATGCCAGGCATCAAACAGCTTATTCATCATTGTGTAGCAAAATCAGAATTATTAGCATTTGATAAGGAATGA